Part of the Magnetococcales bacterium genome, AGGATGCTCAGAGGATGATTCGTTCCACGAGGAATCTTCTGGAGGTCTTATGAAACAATTGGTAGAAAAACTCACTGTCATGGAACGGGAAATTTCCGAGGAAAAAGGGAACCTGTTTCTTTTCGGTCTTTTCCTGCGCGAAAACGCACCCAACCGGTGGGATCTCCTTGTCGGAGCGGACTGGGTAGAAGCGGATAAAGATGCCGCCATGACCTACCTCGTCGACCATCTCAATGCCTGCCTGACGATGGATGAGTTGATTCTATTGTCCAAGGTGGTTCTGATCACATCGGATAATCCAGGCCTGAAGGCCATTAACGCCACCCAAGTTGAACATGGTATGATAGAAATAGCCGGAGTGGTGTTTTCCGGGCTTGAAATCAAACAGGCCTACATCATCACTGCCAAGCGTCCCGGAGGCCACTCCAAGGCGGCGTGATGGGCCTGTTTTTTCTCCTGTCTTTGTACTCTACCCCATCCTCCTGGATCTCTCTGTTTCGATCCACCGGTAACACCCCATGAGCAAACGGGTTCTCCTGATCGCTTTCCACTTTCCCCCGGTGCGGGGAGCGAGTGGTATGCAGCGGACCCTCAAGTTCAGCAAACACCTGCCCGATTTTGGCTGGGAGCCTCTGGTTTTGACAGCCAATCCCAGAGCCTACCTGCAAACCGGGACGGAGCAGTTGGGGGAAATTGCCCCAGAGACCATCGTCAAGCGCGCTTTTGCCCTGGATTCCGCACGGCACCTCTCCATCCTGGGAAAATATCCCCGGTTTCTCGCCTGGCCTGATCGCTGGTCCAGCTGGTGGCTGGGGGGGGTGATTTCGGGGTTGGGGATGATTCGGCGCTTTCGACCCCAGGTGATCTGGTCCTCCCACCCCATCGCCACAGCCCACCTGATCGGCCACACCCTCCACCGCTTGAGTGGTATCCCCTGGATGGCGGATTTTCGGGATCCCATGCACTCCCCGGCCTATCCCGAGGATCCCACCGTACGCCGAGCCTACCAATGGATCGAGGAAAAAGCGGTTCGCAACAGCACCCGAAGTGTGGTGGTAACTCCCGGTATGGGGCGGCTTTTTCGCACGCGTTATCCCGAGCTGGATCCTGGGCGATTTACGGTGATTCCCAACGGCTATGAGGAGAGCGATTTTCCCCCCGGATTGGATGCGGAGATTCCAGAAAAAAAACCCACCGACCCCCTGGTTCTCCTCCACAGCGGCCACCTCTATCCCAACCACGTCCATCGGGATCCCGGCCCCTTTTTGGCAGCGCTGTTGATTCTGCAAAAACAGGGAATCATCGGGTCAAAAACCAGCCCCGACGGTACCACCCAGGGACTGCGGGTGATCTTGCGGGGCTCGGGTCATGAAGGAATGCTCCAGGCGCTGGTGGAGAAGATGGGCATCGACGATATGGTCAGGATAGAACCCCTCATCCCCTATCGGGAGGCGCTGGCAGAAATGCTTCGGGTGGATGGCCTGCTCCTCTTCCAGGGGCCAGATCTCAGCACCCAGATTCCTGCCAAGCTATTTGAATATTTCCGGGTACAACGTCCCATCCTCGCCTTGACCGGGCCGGGGGGGGATACGTCAGACTTGATGGCCCGGGCGGGTCTCGAACCTTTGGCGGAAATGGGGGATCGGAAAGGGATTGTGCGGGGGTTGCCGGTGGCTCTCGATGCAATTCGGCAAGGGGGTTATCCCATTATCTCCCGGGAGGAAGCCCAACGCCATTCACGTCATGCGCGTTGCCGGGAGCTGGCTAAAACGTTGGATGAAATGATTTCCTGATCGATTGGCCTGATCGATTGGTCTGATCGATTGGCCAGGCTATCCCGAAATCACCTCCCCAAGCCATTTTTCCAGCGTATCCACCCGGTTGTCCCAACTGTTGGCCAGCGCCACCTGAATCCGTGATGCCGGGGTGCCCACTCCGCCACTGGTGAGGGCGTGCTCAATCGCCTGGCTCCACTGGGCCGGGGTGTTGGCGATGGCGGTGACGTGGGAAAAGAGATTTTGCACTGATGTTTGGGGGGCGGCGACCAGAGGCTTGCCGGTAGCGAGACATTCATGGAGCTTCACCGGATAGCCGTGCACTACCCAATCGGCGGGCTCGCCAGCGGCGGTGTCGGCAATGCGATAGCAGATGGTGTTGAGATCCATGTGGTGAAGATAGGGGGGGATTTCGGTGCGGTGCTTGATGCCCAAACTGTGGACATTGGGGAGGCGTAGACAGGACTCCCAAAGGGCGCGGGCTTGGCGGTCCCGCTCTCGGCTTTCCGAAAACATCACCGGGCCGATAAAAATCCAGTGCCACGCCGGGTGAGTGGTGGCCACATGGTGGACCATCTTCAGGTCGATCTTGGCGTTGACCGTGCCCACATAGCCGATGCGGGGGTGGGGGATTTTGGCGAGATCCTCCGGGCAGGGAGAATCCGACGCAGCCACCACCGATTGGCCGTCGGCACCATTATAGAGGGGGCGGGCTTTTTGGGGGCCGATGCCGGGCAGCCCCTGGGCCATGCCATCCGACGAGGTGGTGATCAGATCCGCCCGCGCCACCAAGCCAGCTTCCATGGCGGCCAGCTGTGGGGTCCAGTGGTCCATGGCCGAAAACAGATCGTAGACGTGATAGACCACAAAGCGGGGGTTGAGCGCCTCGACATAGGGATAAAAGAGGGGGTGGAAGAGAATCAGCCCCACCTCTCCTCGAAATGAGCCGGATATTTTTTTGTTGAGCCAGCGGCCATGATGCCCCACCGTCAAGCCATCCCAGCGGGGGGAGCCGGGTCGGCGGAGCAGGAGCCGCCCGGGTTGATCGAGCAGCACTCCGTCCGAGGCTTGGGGGCTGTTCAGCCAGGGGGAGAGCCACGGCGCTCCTTGCCAGACAGGCTTTTGGAGATCCCAAATGGAGAGCGCCCCAGGGCTATAAATCACCGGCCAGCCTCTCTGGGCCAAGCGGGAGAGCAGCTGTTGGCGGCTCAGCCAGCGGTCGTGCCAGCCGTGGGGGGCGAGAGCGATGAGAGGGATTTTGGGAAGAGGCATGGCCCTTGGAAGATCGATAATTTAAAAATTTTTTAAAGTGTAGGCAGCCTAACCTATTCTGGCCATCCTTGGGAACGATATGATACACACAGCATGTGTTGATTGATGAGATGTTTGATCCGTTTGAACGCTGGGATTTTTGGGGAATATGCATGAGAGAGGGCAGAACCAACTGGTGAAGGCCAATAGACCCATTCGGTTTTCCCGGGAGAGAACCCCCATCCTCCTGGTGGTGGTGGATACCGAGGAGGAGTTTGACTGGAACCAGCCCTTTTCCCGGGAGGCGGTTGGAGTCAGGGCGATGGATTCGGCCCACCTGGGGCAGGAGCTGTTCGACTCCTTTGATATTCAACCCACCTGGGTGGTGGACTATCCGGTGGCGAGCCAGGAGTCCGGGTTTGCCCCTCTGAAGGATTTTGCCCATTGTGGGCGTGCTGTCATCGGTGCCCACACCCACCCCTGGGTCACTCCCCCCTTTGAGGAATCCCTCTCTAGCCAAAATGCCTATCCCGGCAATCTGCCCCGCCATCTGGAAGAGCAAAAGCTGCACCATGTCTCCCGTGCGATTCAATCCTGGCTGGGGCAGGCTCCCCTGATCCACAAGGCGGGGCGTTATGGCGTGGGTGTCAATACCACCGGGATTTTGCTGGAGCAGGGTTTCCAGGTGGATTTGAGCCCTGCACCCCCCTTTGATTTTTCTTCGGATGGGGGGCCTGATTTTTCCCATGGGAGCAATCATCCCCACTGGTTGAATCCTGAAAAATCCCTCCTCTGCCTCCCCACCTCCGGGGGGTATGCCGGGCTTTTGCGTTCCCAGGGGAGATGGCTTTATCCCATGAGTCGTGGGCCGGGCCTGCAGCGACTGCGGGTTCCGGGTATATTATCCCGTTTGGGGCTTCTTGAGAGGTTGCGGCTTTCGCCGGAAGGGTACACCCTTGAAGAGATGAAGCGCATCACCCGGGTGCTTCTGGAGGCTGGGGTGGGAGTGGTTTCCCTGACCTTTCACTCCCCCTCTTTGCAACCGGGCCACACCCCTTATGTGGCGGGTGAAAACGACCTGGAACAATTTTTGGAAAGGCTGCGGCGCTACTGTGATTTTTTTCTGGGTGAGCTGGGGGGCAAAGCCATGACCCCCCTTGATGTGGCAGCCATGATTCGGGCCCAGGGTGATGGCGTTCATCAGGGTGGATTGATGCGGGGAGAGCAGTCATGACGGAAGATGAACAGAGCTGCCTGAAGGTGATCGTGGTGGTGCCTGCCTTTAACGAAGGGGAGATCATCGGTGAGACCATCGCCTCGTTGCGGCAACTGAGCGAGGAGTTTGCCGAGGAGGGGTATCGGTTTGCGGTGTATGTGGTGGATGACGGCTCTACGGATAACACCCGGGAGCAGGCTGAAGCCGCTGGGGCTGATCGGGTCGTCAGACACCGCCACAACATGGGGCTGGGGGCGGCTGTACGCAGCGGTTTGCAGGCAGCCCGCAAGGACAAAGCCGACATTGTGATCAAGTTTGACGCTGATTTTCAGCACGACCCCAAGGATATTCCGGTGTTGGTCCGCACGCTGGTGGAAGATGAGCTGGATGTGGTCTATGGCGCCCGCTTTGATCGGATCGAATATCGCATGCCCCCGGTGCGGCGTCTGGGTAATTTGGTTTTCACCACCCTCATGCGTTGGCTGACCGGTTGGCCCCTGCGGGATAGCCAGCCGGGCATTTTTGCCATCAGCCGCAACTATCTGGAAGTGTTCTATCTTCCCGGGGATTACAACTATACCCAGCAAATCTTGATGGACTCCTACCGCAAGGGAATGCGCTTTGCCCACGTGCCGGTCACCTTCCGGCAGCGCTCCACCGGTCGGTCTTTTGTCTCCCTGCGCTATCCCTTCAAGGTGCTGCCGCAAATTTTCATGGTGCTGGTGGCGGTGCGTCCCATGAAGGTGTTCGCGCCCATCGGCATGACCTTTTTGCTGACGGGAGCGGGGCTGCTTTTTTGGGAGCTTGGTCAGTGGTTTATGGGGGATTATCCCAAGCCGGTGCAGCATGTCAATCTGGTGATGGGATTGATTCTTTTTGGTATTCAAACCCTTTTCTTTGGGGTGCTTGCTCATTTGATTGTGGAGTTCAAGGGCAAGGAGTGAAGACGCTTCTCGGGGGTTGGGGGTGGATTCAAGGGGGCGGTGAGGGGTTTGGTGGGGTAAAGGAATGCCGGGAAGATGACTGATACGGGCCGAAAGGGGAAAATCCTCATCGTCATCCATAGCCTGGCACCCGGTGGGGCGGAGCGGGTGGCAGCGATGCTCTCCCTGGGGTTTGAAGCCCGGGGGTATGAGGTGGTTTTTGCCCTGTCGGAAAATATTTTTCATTTTCCCCATGGCGGGCGTGTGGTCGATCTCAAGACCCCGTCTTCTCCCAACTGGTTGATTCGTCTGCCCCGGCAGATCTTACGGGTGATACGGCTCAAAACAGCCATCAGCCGGGAGCAGCCCGATGCGGTATTGAGTTTTTTGCAGGGCTCCAACCTGGCCAATGCCATCGCCAGCGGTCGCCAGGCGGTTCTTTCCATTCGCAATGTGATGAGCCAGGAGCGCCCTTCGTTGCAGTGGATTGGGAGTGTGCTTTTTAAGCGCGCCCGTCGGATCATCACCCCTACCCGGGGGGTGCGGGCGGATTTGATCAACACCTTTGGCTTCCAACCGGAGCCTATCGTTCACATTCCCAATCCCGTGGATCGATCCTGGATCAAACAACGCGCTCAAGAAAAACTTCCAGAAAAATGGCAGGCTTTTTTTCAAAACCGGGTTTTTATCAATGTGGGTCGCTTGACTCCCCAAAAAGGTCAGGCCGGGCTCATTCGGGCCTTTGCCAAGCTTCACGAGAGTCAACCTGACACCAGGCTCTTTATCATGAGCGAGGGGGAGTTGCGGGGGGAGCTGGAAGCGTTGGTCCGCTCTCTGGGATTGGCCGATGTGGTGGCTTTGCCGGGATATCAGGACAATCCCCATCGCTTTATGGCCAGAGCCCAGGGATTTATCCTCTCAAGCCTCTATGAGGGGTTGCCCAACGTGGTGCTGGAGGCGTTGGCTTGTGGGCTGCCGGTGGTTGCCTTTGATTGTCATGGTGGGGGGGTGGGGGAGATCATGACCGCTTTTGGCAAGCACCCTCTCAAGTCCATCGAAGGCTCCAGGCTACAGAGGAGCCCCGGGGGATTTTTTGCGCCGTTGCCTGGGGAGATCAGCCCCGGGGAAATTGATGCCGGGGGGGAGGAGATGTTGGTGGAGGGGATGGGGCGGCTTTTGGCCAGTGACCGGGAGCTGTTTGATTTTGAGGCGGTGCTGACTCCTTTTGATCGGGATACCATTGTTGGGCGATATTGTCAGGTGCTGTTTGAAGGAAAAGCGGTAACGAACAAAACAGAGGAGGCCGGGTGATGCGTGATCGCAGGGAAAAAAGAGTTCTCTTGATGGAGCCCCCGTTCTGCCGCCTCTATCACGACAACTATGCGCTGATCAAATATCCCCTGGCGTTGGGCTATCTCAGTGGTGCGGTGGAAAAATGGACCGATTGGCGGGTGGAGACCTATAACGCTGATTTTAACACCGACAAATGTATCGTTGTCGCCAACAGCTTTCTCATCGGCCCGGGCTATCAAAACTATCTGCAGCAGCTTGAAAACCCCACCGCCCCGGTGTGGGATGAAATCAGGGCGACTTTAAAGGCCTTTCAGGCTGATGTGGTGGGGATTTCCGCCAAGTCCCAAAATTTTATGGCTGTGGCCCAAGTGGCGGCCATGGCCAAGGAGTTGCTGCCTGGGGTCACGGTCGTAGTCGGGGGGGCTCACCCCTCCATGGCTGGCGAGAAGGTGTTGGAGGTTGGTGAGATCGATGTGGCGGTGGTCGGGGAGGGGGAGGAGACGTTGGTGGAACTCCTCAAAGCTTTGGAAAAGGGCGCTCCCTTGGTGGATGTTCCGGGATTGATCTTTCGGGGGGAGAAAGGCATTGTCCGCACCCCGCCCAGGCCCTTTATGGCTGATCTGGATATCCTGCCCTTTCCCATGGCCAATGCCCGGAAGGTGTTGAAGGATTATGACCGCTACCCACCGGACGCCTTCAGCCGGGTTTTTGCTGCCCGAGGCTGTCCCTACTCATGTACCTTTTGTGGCTCTCGCAACATCTGGAGCCAAAAAGTACGGTTCCGATCCGCTCAAAATGTCATCGATGAAATCAAGATGCTCCAGGGAATGGGTATCCACTATATCCATTTTGATGACGACACCTTTGGGGTAAAAATTTCCTTCATCCGGGAGTTGTGTAACGGCATGATCGAGCAGTGTCCGGATTTGACCTGGAGCTGTGAGATTGTGGTGGGGCTGATCCGGGAAGAGGTGGTTGATCTGATGGCGCGTTCCGGCTGCAAGATGGTGATGCTGGGGATCGAATCCGGCAACGACGGGATGCTGAAAAAAATTCGCAAAAATATCACCATGGATGAGGCCCACCAAGCGGTGGATCTTCTGAAATCCCGGAATATCGAGGTGCAGACCTTTTTTATGGTGGGTTTTCCGGACGAGACCGAGGAGACGTTGCAGGATACCCAGGTGGCGATGAAAAATATTCGTTCCGACAAAATTGCCTTTTCCATTTTTACCCCCTATCCCGGCACCGAACTTTTTCAGGTGTGTCATGAGCGGGGGCTGGTGGAGGATGATTTTAACGTTTCCCTCTACAACCACCAAAGCCCGGAAAACCACTTCACCCCCCACATTCCCAAAGCGCGGTTTCAGCAGCTGGTGGCTGAAACCGTCCGCATCGTTGACCGCAAAAACACCCTCAAGCAGTTCCGCCGTGTGCTGAAACTCCTCAAAGAGCAAGGTGTTGCCTATACCGCTTCCCAAATATTTCGGTTTGTCTGGGGGCGGCTCAAAGCCCGTTGAATGATCGGGTTTTGCTGAGGTGTTTTTTTTGGCCTGTTGGCAGCTTTCCTCAAGGTTGACCTCTTAATATATAATTTGATAGAAGTATTATGACCAAACATGGTTTGGGTCATCTATCACGTATAAGGTGATTTTATTCTCAATGAGACTGTTTGATTAAAAGGGGGAAATAATGGCTGAGACGGGGAAAACCAAAGGGGCAGAGACGGTTAAACCGTCTGATGGGGGGAGTGGGAAAGATAAGATGGCAGAGAGTGGCAACACCAAACGGGTGGATGCCATTCTGGAAGAGATAAAAACCAACCTTAAACCGGGTCTGAGTGAGGATGTTCAATTGGGGTTGGGCCAGCTGGTGGGGACTATGCACTCCCTTAAAAAGAGCGACAATTCGGTCTTGATTGGCGCTGCGGAAGTAGCTTCAAAAGGGCTTTTGCAAGATCCACCCAACACCAAAATGGCGGATACCATTCTGGTGAGTATCCAGCAAACCATGGTCTACACCCTGGGGCCTCTCAGGAAAAGATTATCCAAATATTCCAAACCCCTCCGGGCTATTTTTGGACTGACGGCCTCTCTGTTTTTGGTCTACATCGTTTTGTTGCTTGTTAGACATGCAACGTTTACAGATGGTTATTGGACACAAGAGGGTTGGGTCTATCTGGTGGTGGGTATGTCGGGAAGCGTTGGGGCGGTTACGAGTGTTTTGGTGCGTATCCGGGAAATTGTTGCTTCTGAGGATGCTGATCCTTTAACCCCCTTTCTAACCGGATTCGTTAAACCTCTGATTGGTCTTTCCTTTGCGGTGTTCGTAGCCTTTGCCATCCAATCCCAGGTGATTCCCATCACTCCCCCGGAGCTGGTGAACTCCTCGGCTGTCACACAGCCAGCGAGTTCCTCTGATTCCATGGAGCCCGTGAATCTTCCCTCTCCCAAAAAGAGTGACCCGATCAATTTTTATATCGCCATCTCTTTTGTGGTGGGGTTTAGTGAGCGATTTGCCCGGGATCTGATCAGCAAGGTGGAAAGCACCCATACCAAGTAACCGGTTGGATGGTTTGATATCGGAATAGACCCAACCGCTGACAGCTGGTGGTGGGAGAGGGGACAAAAGGGGTCGATCACCCCATCCTCTCCCACCCCGCATCCTCTCCTGTGAGCATCTCCATAAAGGCATCGATGGTGGCTTTGCTGGTATCCCGGAAATTTTTAAACTCGACGTGGTTTTCAGGATTGTTCTGATCCAGCTCAATGCCCCAGAGGGGGAGGGGGCTGGTGGGGAGGAGGGCGTAGCGCACATCCCCCAGCACGTTCATCCGCTCCGGGTGCCAGGAGAGATAGCCGTCGGAAAAGCGATTGAAGCGGACGATATCCTGGGCGGTAGTCGAAGAGATATCGATCCCCGGGGGAGGCGTGGCAGCATCAAATTTAGCCACGGAGCCTCCCGCCTGATATTGGGGAGATTCGATATAACAGACCCGTACGGCATC contains:
- a CDS encoding glycosyltransferase → MSKRVLLIAFHFPPVRGASGMQRTLKFSKHLPDFGWEPLVLTANPRAYLQTGTEQLGEIAPETIVKRAFALDSARHLSILGKYPRFLAWPDRWSSWWLGGVISGLGMIRRFRPQVIWSSHPIATAHLIGHTLHRLSGIPWMADFRDPMHSPAYPEDPTVRRAYQWIEEKAVRNSTRSVVVTPGMGRLFRTRYPELDPGRFTVIPNGYEESDFPPGLDAEIPEKKPTDPLVLLHSGHLYPNHVHRDPGPFLAALLILQKQGIIGSKTSPDGTTQGLRVILRGSGHEGMLQALVEKMGIDDMVRIEPLIPYREALAEMLRVDGLLLFQGPDLSTQIPAKLFEYFRVQRPILALTGPGGDTSDLMARAGLEPLAEMGDRKGIVRGLPVALDAIRQGGYPIISREEAQRHSRHARCRELAKTLDEMIS
- a CDS encoding WalW protein, with the translated sequence MKANRPIRFSRERTPILLVVVDTEEEFDWNQPFSREAVGVRAMDSAHLGQELFDSFDIQPTWVVDYPVASQESGFAPLKDFAHCGRAVIGAHTHPWVTPPFEESLSSQNAYPGNLPRHLEEQKLHHVSRAIQSWLGQAPLIHKAGRYGVGVNTTGILLEQGFQVDLSPAPPFDFSSDGGPDFSHGSNHPHWLNPEKSLLCLPTSGGYAGLLRSQGRWLYPMSRGPGLQRLRVPGILSRLGLLERLRLSPEGYTLEEMKRITRVLLEAGVGVVSLTFHSPSLQPGHTPYVAGENDLEQFLERLRRYCDFFLGELGGKAMTPLDVAAMIRAQGDGVHQGGLMRGEQS
- a CDS encoding glycosyltransferase family 2 protein; translated protein: MTEDEQSCLKVIVVVPAFNEGEIIGETIASLRQLSEEFAEEGYRFAVYVVDDGSTDNTREQAEAAGADRVVRHRHNMGLGAAVRSGLQAARKDKADIVIKFDADFQHDPKDIPVLVRTLVEDELDVVYGARFDRIEYRMPPVRRLGNLVFTTLMRWLTGWPLRDSQPGIFAISRNYLEVFYLPGDYNYTQQILMDSYRKGMRFAHVPVTFRQRSTGRSFVSLRYPFKVLPQIFMVLVAVRPMKVFAPIGMTFLLTGAGLLFWELGQWFMGDYPKPVQHVNLVMGLILFGIQTLFFGVLAHLIVEFKGKE
- a CDS encoding glycosyltransferase, whose amino-acid sequence is MTDTGRKGKILIVIHSLAPGGAERVAAMLSLGFEARGYEVVFALSENIFHFPHGGRVVDLKTPSSPNWLIRLPRQILRVIRLKTAISREQPDAVLSFLQGSNLANAIASGRQAVLSIRNVMSQERPSLQWIGSVLFKRARRIITPTRGVRADLINTFGFQPEPIVHIPNPVDRSWIKQRAQEKLPEKWQAFFQNRVFINVGRLTPQKGQAGLIRAFAKLHESQPDTRLFIMSEGELRGELEALVRSLGLADVVALPGYQDNPHRFMARAQGFILSSLYEGLPNVVLEALACGLPVVAFDCHGGGVGEIMTAFGKHPLKSIEGSRLQRSPGGFFAPLPGEISPGEIDAGGEEMLVEGMGRLLASDRELFDFEAVLTPFDRDTIVGRYCQVLFEGKAVTNKTEEAG
- a CDS encoding radical SAM protein encodes the protein MRDRREKRVLLMEPPFCRLYHDNYALIKYPLALGYLSGAVEKWTDWRVETYNADFNTDKCIVVANSFLIGPGYQNYLQQLENPTAPVWDEIRATLKAFQADVVGISAKSQNFMAVAQVAAMAKELLPGVTVVVGGAHPSMAGEKVLEVGEIDVAVVGEGEETLVELLKALEKGAPLVDVPGLIFRGEKGIVRTPPRPFMADLDILPFPMANARKVLKDYDRYPPDAFSRVFAARGCPYSCTFCGSRNIWSQKVRFRSAQNVIDEIKMLQGMGIHYIHFDDDTFGVKISFIRELCNGMIEQCPDLTWSCEIVVGLIREEVVDLMARSGCKMVMLGIESGNDGMLKKIRKNITMDEAHQAVDLLKSRNIEVQTFFMVGFPDETEETLQDTQVAMKNIRSDKIAFSIFTPYPGTELFQVCHERGLVEDDFNVSLYNHQSPENHFTPHIPKARFQQLVAETVRIVDRKNTLKQFRRVLKLLKEQGVAYTASQIFRFVWGRLKAR